One window of Hydractinia symbiolongicarpus strain clone_291-10 chromosome 3, HSymV2.1, whole genome shotgun sequence genomic DNA carries:
- the LOC130635660 gene encoding uncharacterized protein LOC130635660 isoform X5: MKQSSDNMEKENLDMEKKLTSLKERLIKDREEQTKMIGPRWRSSQQLKRKPEKQNRLRGGIKVLTDQPVENYKASSRTSKTSDFRLCGQCENRKAKVECNECAELYCSLCYKQFHSKGALRKHTWKSLEQNTKAHLIKSQHSPTSNTCKDSDDVTLILVSGKPAPQTPKPPPLTSSRYTPVKRTSSELSYKQISPDSSLFDQDQAIQKWRKDCYVAASSGCQPNSTPKQSGLNNDERKGKMEKTSPGRISTVAGNAWWEGTYDEEANAASFKDALNEWRRGEKELSVNSATERETSTRSTSVGTEEKVPNGSRKVDIKFTSKSTLSYMDRIIMKRYRKNPDTCFATVNGHFSLGMASSPGMKSSRTPSPKETTIEPIGLTPKNNSLKHRISSVTPSSNNIAINPLQEECFGGVESDAIPIITPAPSDCDIKKNDQLKPTTICVNIVELNCCEQADNVSKPLLPMITHERVTNEVQQKENSYPEEKKEREYVDISWRPPPRHQNMDDYFMLGITRTSLNKNSGGIVEMQRKEENVLVDGNKLITAGSVWSRESSYPSVPGSSSREDETKLDEEISSCREERMYSYGQLPTLTVGSYDFVHAPPPPVKGDNYHKVHRASTSFSLSAQPVDPWVDSDASLPGSRRPSHLSTFTPSRKTSREFDEKPIVEFEEELKAGLEDIISSRQEQDGREDFQAIDMLADQVSIMYGDNDDDSIEDNDEGSGLTTPDSLCNENH; encoded by the exons ATGAAACAGTCATCTGATAATATGGAAAAGGAAAACTTAGATATGGAGAAAAAATTAACCTCCTTAAAAGAAAGACTAATAAAAGATAGAGAAGAACAAAC gaaaatgatTGGTCCAAGATGGAGATCTAGTCAACAGTTGAAACGGAAGCccgaaaaacaaaat agATTACGAGGAGGGATTAAAGTTTTGACGGATCAACCAGTCG aaaactacaaagcTTCGTCTAGAACATCGAAAACATCTGACTTTCGTTTGTGTGGTCAATGCGAGAATCGGAAGGCGAAAGTA gagTGCAACGAATGCGCAGAATTGTACTGTTCACTTTGTTATAAGCAATTCCACAGCAAAGGTGCTTTACGAAAACACACGTGGAAATCTTTGGAACAG aaTACAAAAGCGCACTTGATCAAATCTCAGCATAG TCCAACCTCCAATACATGCAAAGATTCTGATGATGTAACG ttgATACTCGTCAGTGGCAAACCTGCTCCCCAGACTCCTAAACCTCCGCCGTTAACTTCAAGTAGATACACGCCTGTGAAAAGAACGTCATCAGAGCTTTCCTACAAGCAGATATCTCCTGATTCTTCTCTCTTCGATCAAGATCAAGCCATTCAAAAGTGGAGAAAAGACTGTTACGTTGCAGCTAGTTCGGGTTGTCAACCAAACTCAACACCAAAACAAAGTGGTTTGAATAATGATGAAAGGAAAGGTAAGATGGAAAAAACTAGCCCTGGCAGAATTAGCACTGTTGCTGGCAATGCATGGTGGGAAGGTACTTATGATGAAGAAGCGAATGCTGCATCGTTTAAAGATGCTTTGAATGAATGGCGAAGAGGAGAAAAGGAATTGAGCGTAAATTCAGCAACAGAGAGAG AAACTTCAACACGTTCAACAAGTGTTGGGACAGAAGAAAAAGTGCCGAATGGAAGCAGAAAAGTCGACATTAAGTTTACGTCAAAGTCGACATTGTCCTACATGGATCGAATTATTATGAAGAGATACAGAAAAAATCCAGATACTTGTTTTGCAACTGTGAATGGTCACTTCTCTCTTGGTATGGCATCTTCTCCTGGTATGAAATCCTCTCGCACGCCTTCACCAAAAGAAACAACAATAGAACCAATTGGCTTAACTCCTAAGAATAATTCGTTGAAACACCGTATTTCATCTGTGACTCCTAGTTCTAATAATATCGCTATTAACCCTTTACAAGAAGAATGTTTTGGAGGTGTAGAATCCGACGCGATTCCGATTATAACTCCTGCTCCATCGGATTGTGATATAAAGAAGAACGATCAGCTAAAGCCTACTACTATTTGTGTTAACATTGTTGAGTTAAACTGTTGCGAGCAGGCTGATAATGTCTCCAAACCTCTCTTACCTATGATAACGCATGAACGTGTTACTAATGAAgttcaacaaaaagaaaattcgtaCCCAGAGGAGAAGAAGGAGAGAGAATATGTGGACATCTCTTGGAGACCACCACCCAGACATCAGAATATGGATGATTATTTCATGTTAGGAATTACAAGAACGTCTTTGAACAAGAACTCTGGTGGTATTGTAGAAATGCAACGCAAGGAAGAAAATGTTCTCGTAGACGGGAACAAGCTTATTACAGCTGGTAGTGTTTGGAGTCGTGAGAGCAGTTACCCCTCCGTCCCTGGAAGCAGCAGTAGGGAGGATGAAACGAAATTAGATGAAGAGATATCATCGTGCAGGGAGGAACGTATGTATTCGTACGGACAGCTACCTACCCTCACCGTAGGTTCGTACGACTTTGTTCATGCTCCTCCACCACCTGTGAAAGGAGACAACTATCATAAGGTCCATCGAGCGTCCACTTCATTTAGTTTAAGCGCCCAACCTGTTGATCCATGGGTAGACAGCGACGCTTCACTTCCAGGTTCAAGACGCCCTTCTCATCTGAGTACGTTCACTCCTTCTCGAAAAACGTCGAGAGAGTTTGACGAAAAACCTATTGTTGAATTCGAAGAAGAATTAAAAGCTGGTCTTGAAGACATTATTAGTTCAAGACAGGAACAGGATGGAAGAGAAGACTTTCAAGCAATTGACATGTTAGCTGATCAGGTGTCAATCATGTATGGTGACAACGACGATGACAGCATTGAGGATAATGACGAAGGATCTGGACTGACAACACCAGACAGTCTCTGCAATGAAAATCATTGA
- the LOC130635660 gene encoding uncharacterized protein LOC130635660 isoform X4, with amino-acid sequence MDEHRRLRSLLQYENVKHMKQSSDNMEKENLDMEKKLTSLKERLIKDREEQTKMIGPRWRSSQQLKRKPEKQNRLRGGIKVLTDQPVENYKASSRTSKTSDFRLCGQCENRKAKVECNECAELYCSLCYKQFHSKGALRKHTWKSLEQNTKAHLIKSQHSPTSNTCKDSDDVTLILVSGKPAPQTPKPPPLTSSRYTPVKRTSSELSYKQISPDSSLFDQDQAIQKWRKDCYVAASSGCQPNSTPKQSGLNNDERKGKMEKTSPGRISTVAGNAWWEGTYDEEANAASFKDALNEWRRGEKELSVNSATERETSTRSTSVGTEEKVPNGSRKVDIKFTSKSTLSYMDRIIMKRYRKNPDTCFATVNGHFSLGMASSPGMKSSRTPSPKETTIEPIGLTPKNNSLKHRISSVTPSSNNIAINPLQEECFGGVESDAIPIITPAPSDCDIKKNDQLKPTTICVNIVELNCCEQADNVSKPLLPMITHERVTNEVQQKENSYPEEKKEREYVDISWRPPPRHQNMDDYFMLGITRTSLNKNSGGIVEMQRKEENVLVDGNKLITAGSVWSRESSYPSVPGSSSREDETKLDEEISSCREERMYSYGQLPTLTVGSYDFVHAPPPPVKGDNYHKVHRASTSFSLSAQPVDPWVDSDASLPGSRRPSHLSTFTPSRKTSREFDEKPIVEFEEELKAGLEDIISSRQEQDGREDFQAIDMLADQVSIMYGDNDDDSIEDNDEGSGLTTPDSLCNENH; translated from the exons ATGGATGAGCATAGACGATTGCGCTCTTTGCTTCAATATGA AAATGTGAAGCATATGAAACAGTCATCTGATAATATGGAAAAGGAAAACTTAGATATGGAGAAAAAATTAACCTCCTTAAAAGAAAGACTAATAAAAGATAGAGAAGAACAAAC gaaaatgatTGGTCCAAGATGGAGATCTAGTCAACAGTTGAAACGGAAGCccgaaaaacaaaat agATTACGAGGAGGGATTAAAGTTTTGACGGATCAACCAGTCG aaaactacaaagcTTCGTCTAGAACATCGAAAACATCTGACTTTCGTTTGTGTGGTCAATGCGAGAATCGGAAGGCGAAAGTA gagTGCAACGAATGCGCAGAATTGTACTGTTCACTTTGTTATAAGCAATTCCACAGCAAAGGTGCTTTACGAAAACACACGTGGAAATCTTTGGAACAG aaTACAAAAGCGCACTTGATCAAATCTCAGCATAG TCCAACCTCCAATACATGCAAAGATTCTGATGATGTAACG ttgATACTCGTCAGTGGCAAACCTGCTCCCCAGACTCCTAAACCTCCGCCGTTAACTTCAAGTAGATACACGCCTGTGAAAAGAACGTCATCAGAGCTTTCCTACAAGCAGATATCTCCTGATTCTTCTCTCTTCGATCAAGATCAAGCCATTCAAAAGTGGAGAAAAGACTGTTACGTTGCAGCTAGTTCGGGTTGTCAACCAAACTCAACACCAAAACAAAGTGGTTTGAATAATGATGAAAGGAAAGGTAAGATGGAAAAAACTAGCCCTGGCAGAATTAGCACTGTTGCTGGCAATGCATGGTGGGAAGGTACTTATGATGAAGAAGCGAATGCTGCATCGTTTAAAGATGCTTTGAATGAATGGCGAAGAGGAGAAAAGGAATTGAGCGTAAATTCAGCAACAGAGAGAG AAACTTCAACACGTTCAACAAGTGTTGGGACAGAAGAAAAAGTGCCGAATGGAAGCAGAAAAGTCGACATTAAGTTTACGTCAAAGTCGACATTGTCCTACATGGATCGAATTATTATGAAGAGATACAGAAAAAATCCAGATACTTGTTTTGCAACTGTGAATGGTCACTTCTCTCTTGGTATGGCATCTTCTCCTGGTATGAAATCCTCTCGCACGCCTTCACCAAAAGAAACAACAATAGAACCAATTGGCTTAACTCCTAAGAATAATTCGTTGAAACACCGTATTTCATCTGTGACTCCTAGTTCTAATAATATCGCTATTAACCCTTTACAAGAAGAATGTTTTGGAGGTGTAGAATCCGACGCGATTCCGATTATAACTCCTGCTCCATCGGATTGTGATATAAAGAAGAACGATCAGCTAAAGCCTACTACTATTTGTGTTAACATTGTTGAGTTAAACTGTTGCGAGCAGGCTGATAATGTCTCCAAACCTCTCTTACCTATGATAACGCATGAACGTGTTACTAATGAAgttcaacaaaaagaaaattcgtaCCCAGAGGAGAAGAAGGAGAGAGAATATGTGGACATCTCTTGGAGACCACCACCCAGACATCAGAATATGGATGATTATTTCATGTTAGGAATTACAAGAACGTCTTTGAACAAGAACTCTGGTGGTATTGTAGAAATGCAACGCAAGGAAGAAAATGTTCTCGTAGACGGGAACAAGCTTATTACAGCTGGTAGTGTTTGGAGTCGTGAGAGCAGTTACCCCTCCGTCCCTGGAAGCAGCAGTAGGGAGGATGAAACGAAATTAGATGAAGAGATATCATCGTGCAGGGAGGAACGTATGTATTCGTACGGACAGCTACCTACCCTCACCGTAGGTTCGTACGACTTTGTTCATGCTCCTCCACCACCTGTGAAAGGAGACAACTATCATAAGGTCCATCGAGCGTCCACTTCATTTAGTTTAAGCGCCCAACCTGTTGATCCATGGGTAGACAGCGACGCTTCACTTCCAGGTTCAAGACGCCCTTCTCATCTGAGTACGTTCACTCCTTCTCGAAAAACGTCGAGAGAGTTTGACGAAAAACCTATTGTTGAATTCGAAGAAGAATTAAAAGCTGGTCTTGAAGACATTATTAGTTCAAGACAGGAACAGGATGGAAGAGAAGACTTTCAAGCAATTGACATGTTAGCTGATCAGGTGTCAATCATGTATGGTGACAACGACGATGACAGCATTGAGGATAATGACGAAGGATCTGGACTGACAACACCAGACAGTCTCTGCAATGAAAATCATTGA
- the LOC130635660 gene encoding uncharacterized protein LOC130635660 isoform X6 — protein sequence MKMIGPRWRSSQQLKRKPEKQNRLRGGIKVLTDQPVENYKASSRTSKTSDFRLCGQCENRKAKVECNECAELYCSLCYKQFHSKGALRKHTWKSLEQNTKAHLIKSQHSPTSNTCKDSDDVTLILVSGKPAPQTPKPPPLTSSRYTPVKRTSSELSYKQISPDSSLFDQDQAIQKWRKDCYVAASSGCQPNSTPKQSGLNNDERKGKMEKTSPGRISTVAGNAWWEGTYDEEANAASFKDALNEWRRGEKELSVNSATERETSTRSTSVGTEEKVPNGSRKVDIKFTSKSTLSYMDRIIMKRYRKNPDTCFATVNGHFSLGMASSPGMKSSRTPSPKETTIEPIGLTPKNNSLKHRISSVTPSSNNIAINPLQEECFGGVESDAIPIITPAPSDCDIKKNDQLKPTTICVNIVELNCCEQADNVSKPLLPMITHERVTNEVQQKENSYPEEKKEREYVDISWRPPPRHQNMDDYFMLGITRTSLNKNSGGIVEMQRKEENVLVDGNKLITAGSVWSRESSYPSVPGSSSREDETKLDEEISSCREERMYSYGQLPTLTVGSYDFVHAPPPPVKGDNYHKVHRASTSFSLSAQPVDPWVDSDASLPGSRRPSHLSTFTPSRKTSREFDEKPIVEFEEELKAGLEDIISSRQEQDGREDFQAIDMLADQVSIMYGDNDDDSIEDNDEGSGLTTPDSLCNENH from the exons AT gaaaatgatTGGTCCAAGATGGAGATCTAGTCAACAGTTGAAACGGAAGCccgaaaaacaaaat agATTACGAGGAGGGATTAAAGTTTTGACGGATCAACCAGTCG aaaactacaaagcTTCGTCTAGAACATCGAAAACATCTGACTTTCGTTTGTGTGGTCAATGCGAGAATCGGAAGGCGAAAGTA gagTGCAACGAATGCGCAGAATTGTACTGTTCACTTTGTTATAAGCAATTCCACAGCAAAGGTGCTTTACGAAAACACACGTGGAAATCTTTGGAACAG aaTACAAAAGCGCACTTGATCAAATCTCAGCATAG TCCAACCTCCAATACATGCAAAGATTCTGATGATGTAACG ttgATACTCGTCAGTGGCAAACCTGCTCCCCAGACTCCTAAACCTCCGCCGTTAACTTCAAGTAGATACACGCCTGTGAAAAGAACGTCATCAGAGCTTTCCTACAAGCAGATATCTCCTGATTCTTCTCTCTTCGATCAAGATCAAGCCATTCAAAAGTGGAGAAAAGACTGTTACGTTGCAGCTAGTTCGGGTTGTCAACCAAACTCAACACCAAAACAAAGTGGTTTGAATAATGATGAAAGGAAAGGTAAGATGGAAAAAACTAGCCCTGGCAGAATTAGCACTGTTGCTGGCAATGCATGGTGGGAAGGTACTTATGATGAAGAAGCGAATGCTGCATCGTTTAAAGATGCTTTGAATGAATGGCGAAGAGGAGAAAAGGAATTGAGCGTAAATTCAGCAACAGAGAGAG AAACTTCAACACGTTCAACAAGTGTTGGGACAGAAGAAAAAGTGCCGAATGGAAGCAGAAAAGTCGACATTAAGTTTACGTCAAAGTCGACATTGTCCTACATGGATCGAATTATTATGAAGAGATACAGAAAAAATCCAGATACTTGTTTTGCAACTGTGAATGGTCACTTCTCTCTTGGTATGGCATCTTCTCCTGGTATGAAATCCTCTCGCACGCCTTCACCAAAAGAAACAACAATAGAACCAATTGGCTTAACTCCTAAGAATAATTCGTTGAAACACCGTATTTCATCTGTGACTCCTAGTTCTAATAATATCGCTATTAACCCTTTACAAGAAGAATGTTTTGGAGGTGTAGAATCCGACGCGATTCCGATTATAACTCCTGCTCCATCGGATTGTGATATAAAGAAGAACGATCAGCTAAAGCCTACTACTATTTGTGTTAACATTGTTGAGTTAAACTGTTGCGAGCAGGCTGATAATGTCTCCAAACCTCTCTTACCTATGATAACGCATGAACGTGTTACTAATGAAgttcaacaaaaagaaaattcgtaCCCAGAGGAGAAGAAGGAGAGAGAATATGTGGACATCTCTTGGAGACCACCACCCAGACATCAGAATATGGATGATTATTTCATGTTAGGAATTACAAGAACGTCTTTGAACAAGAACTCTGGTGGTATTGTAGAAATGCAACGCAAGGAAGAAAATGTTCTCGTAGACGGGAACAAGCTTATTACAGCTGGTAGTGTTTGGAGTCGTGAGAGCAGTTACCCCTCCGTCCCTGGAAGCAGCAGTAGGGAGGATGAAACGAAATTAGATGAAGAGATATCATCGTGCAGGGAGGAACGTATGTATTCGTACGGACAGCTACCTACCCTCACCGTAGGTTCGTACGACTTTGTTCATGCTCCTCCACCACCTGTGAAAGGAGACAACTATCATAAGGTCCATCGAGCGTCCACTTCATTTAGTTTAAGCGCCCAACCTGTTGATCCATGGGTAGACAGCGACGCTTCACTTCCAGGTTCAAGACGCCCTTCTCATCTGAGTACGTTCACTCCTTCTCGAAAAACGTCGAGAGAGTTTGACGAAAAACCTATTGTTGAATTCGAAGAAGAATTAAAAGCTGGTCTTGAAGACATTATTAGTTCAAGACAGGAACAGGATGGAAGAGAAGACTTTCAAGCAATTGACATGTTAGCTGATCAGGTGTCAATCATGTATGGTGACAACGACGATGACAGCATTGAGGATAATGACGAAGGATCTGGACTGACAACACCAGACAGTCTCTGCAATGAAAATCATTGA